Proteins from a single region of Chryseobacterium scophthalmum:
- a CDS encoding aspartate carbamoyltransferase catalytic subunit, whose product MFTITELSTERINSIVTEALAFANGKTAKIEGEVFCSNLFFEDSTRTKTSFDIAERKLGLQVVPFDAANSSVNKGESLYDTVKTIESLGVNLVVIRDKKDRYFDELKNITIPVINGGDGTGNHPSQCMLDLMTIYQEFGKFEGLKIGIVGDVKHSRVANSNAEALRRLGAKVYFSGPEQWFDEGALINGTYLSVDELIKEVDVLMLLRIQHERHDAKMSFSASDYHRKYGLTKEREKAMKKEAIIMHPAPINRGVEIDTDLVECERSRIFKQMQNGVFARMAILKEALEGQGYTFK is encoded by the coding sequence ATGTTTACGATTACAGAACTAAGTACCGAGAGAATCAACAGTATAGTAACAGAAGCACTGGCTTTTGCTAATGGAAAAACTGCCAAAATTGAAGGGGAAGTTTTTTGCTCAAATCTTTTCTTTGAAGACAGTACAAGAACGAAAACAAGTTTTGATATTGCCGAAAGAAAATTAGGTTTGCAGGTGGTTCCTTTTGATGCGGCAAACAGTTCGGTAAACAAAGGGGAAAGTCTTTATGATACGGTAAAAACGATTGAAAGTCTTGGTGTAAATCTGGTTGTAATCAGAGACAAGAAAGACAGATATTTTGATGAATTAAAAAATATTACAATTCCCGTGATTAACGGAGGTGATGGAACTGGAAATCATCCATCTCAATGTATGTTAGACTTGATGACAATCTATCAGGAATTTGGAAAATTTGAAGGCTTAAAAATAGGAATTGTAGGAGATGTAAAACACAGCCGAGTTGCTAATTCAAATGCAGAAGCATTAAGAAGGTTAGGCGCTAAAGTTTATTTCTCAGGACCAGAACAATGGTTTGATGAAGGAGCTTTAATTAATGGGACTTATTTATCTGTTGATGAATTAATTAAAGAAGTTGATGTTTTGATGTTATTGAGGATTCAACACGAAAGACATGATGCAAAAATGAGCTTCTCAGCGTCTGATTACCACAGAAAATATGGTTTGACGAAAGAAAGAGAAAAAGCGATGAAAAAAGAAGCGATTATCATGCATCCAGCTCCAATCAATAGAGGAGTAGAAATTGATACAGACTTGGTAGAATGCGAACGCTCAAGAATTTTCAAACAAATGCAAAACGGTGTTTTTGCGAGAATGGCAATTTTAAAAGAAGCTTTGGAAGGACAAGGATACACTTTTAAATAA
- a CDS encoding carbamoyl phosphate synthase small subunit encodes MKKKLILESGEVFHGEGFGAELETAGEVVFNTGMTGYQELISDPSYCGQIVCMTYPLIGNYGINRDDYESIEPAIKGLIVKELCDLPSNFRTQITLDELFKKKKLSGISGIDTRRLTRILRNSGVVKGKIVNADADESTVVAELKETTFPTNQVEQVSTKTPYANPGRGLKVVLVDFGSKLGIIRELSQRNCDITVVSHDTTAEEILLMNPDGIMLSNGPGDPEDNQGALEMIRGLLGKVPIFGICLGHQLIGLACGAKTFKLKFGHRGGNHPVLDLEKNKVAITSQNHGYAVDQESLKETDLIETHIALNDRTNEGLKHKIHPCFSVQYHPEASPGPEDANYLFDDFIELMENFKK; translated from the coding sequence ATGAAGAAAAAGTTAATACTGGAGTCCGGTGAAGTGTTTCATGGAGAAGGTTTCGGAGCAGAATTGGAAACTGCGGGAGAGGTGGTTTTCAATACCGGAATGACAGGGTACCAAGAACTGATCTCTGACCCGTCTTACTGCGGTCAGATTGTTTGTATGACCTATCCGCTTATCGGAAACTATGGGATTAATAGAGATGATTATGAGAGTATAGAGCCAGCTATCAAAGGGCTTATCGTAAAAGAACTTTGTGATTTGCCGTCAAATTTCCGTACTCAAATTACTTTAGATGAATTATTTAAAAAGAAAAAACTTTCAGGAATTTCAGGAATCGATACAAGAAGACTGACAAGAATTCTTCGTAACTCCGGAGTTGTGAAAGGAAAAATTGTAAACGCTGATGCTGACGAAAGTACAGTAGTTGCAGAGCTAAAAGAAACGACTTTCCCAACCAATCAGGTGGAGCAGGTCTCTACAAAAACACCTTATGCGAACCCAGGAAGAGGACTTAAAGTAGTACTTGTGGATTTTGGTTCTAAATTAGGAATTATCAGAGAATTGTCTCAAAGAAATTGTGACATCACAGTAGTTTCACATGATACAACAGCAGAAGAAATTTTGTTGATGAATCCTGACGGAATTATGTTATCAAACGGTCCTGGAGATCCTGAAGATAATCAGGGAGCTTTAGAAATGATTCGTGGATTATTAGGAAAAGTCCCAATCTTCGGAATCTGTTTAGGGCACCAATTAATCGGTTTGGCTTGCGGAGCAAAAACTTTCAAGCTAAAATTCGGACACAGAGGAGGAAATCACCCGGTTTTGGATTTAGAGAAAAACAAAGTAGCAATTACTTCTCAAAATCACGGCTATGCAGTAGACCAGGAAAGTCTTAAAGAAACAGATTTAATTGAAACGCACATCGCATTGAACGACAGAACAAACGAAGGTCTGAAACACAAAATTCACCCTTGTTTCTCAGTTCAGTATCACCCGGAAGCAAGTCCAGGTCCTGAAGATGCAAACTACTTGTTTGATGATTTCATTGAATTAATGGAAAACTTCAAAAAGTAA
- a CDS encoding four helix bundle protein, translating to MHNFEKLLFWQKSIELAKEVYIICADLPKDEKFGLISQIKRSVISIPSNIAEGAGRNNDREFYHFLGIANASSFELQTQLILTRELNLLNAEKVNSLISNLNEIQRMIYSFKSNLKK from the coding sequence ATGCATAATTTTGAGAAATTACTTTTCTGGCAGAAATCAATAGAACTTGCGAAAGAAGTTTATATTATTTGTGCAGATTTACCGAAAGATGAAAAATTTGGTTTGATTTCTCAGATTAAAAGGTCGGTAATTTCAATTCCGTCAAATATTGCGGAAGGAGCAGGAAGAAATAATGACAGAGAATTTTATCATTTTCTTGGAATTGCAAATGCTTCTTCTTTTGAGCTACAGACACAATTAATTCTAACAAGAGAATTAAATTTATTAAATGCAGAAAAAGTTAACAGTTTAATATCAAATCTGAACGAAATTCAAAGAATGATTTACTCATTTAAATCTAATCTAAAAAAGTAA
- the carB gene encoding carbamoyl-phosphate synthase large subunit, translated as MAKRTDIKTILVIGSGPIIIGQAAEFDYAGTQACLSLREEGYKVILINSNPATIMTDVEIADKVYIEPISLQFVSHIIRKERPDALLPTLGGQTGLNMAVELEKSGILEECKVEVLGTTLSAINRAEDRDLFRELMRELNEPVPESDIVNTVEGAINFANEIGYPVIVRPAFTMGGTGGGIAATEAELKEIAELGLKYSPVTQCLIERSIAGFKEIEYEVMRDANDNAIVVCNMENIDPVGVHTGDSIVVAPSQTLSDREYQLLRNASLKIIRALGIEGGCNVQLALDPHSFDYYIIEVNPRVSRSSALASKATGYPIAKIAAKIAVGLTLDEIMNPVTGTSYACFEPALDYVVTKFPRFPFDKFETADRRLSTQMKATGEVMAIGRNFEESLQKAIRSLETGIKHIGLKTKQAAALTAEEIERRIRVCDDERLFIIGDALRRGYDWEQIVEWSKIDKFFIWKIKKLIDFEKVIAENKFNKDILLEAKKLGFADINIAVLWDVKEREIFNFRKENGVMPVYKMVDTCAAEFESETPYFYGTYEEENESVASDKEKIIVLGSGPIRIGQGVEFDYATVHSVWAIKEMGYEAIIINNNPETVSTDFSISDKLYFEPLTEEDVMNIIELEKPKGVVVQFGGQTAINLADKLAAHGVQILGTSLEDLDRAENRDKFEKALQEMGIPQPLGKTSTSKEEAIKIANEIGYPVLVRPSYVLGGRAMEIVYTESELAHYMEFAVDASPEHPVLVDRYMVGKEIEVDAICDGETVIIPGIMEHIERAGVHSGDSIAVYPPQNISQSEVDTLVDYTQRLAKGLKVIGLMNIQYVLFEGNVYVIEVNPRSSRTVPFLSKITEVPMANLATKAILGQKLTDLGYKNGLVPNKEGVFVKVPVFSFSKLTKVDISLGPEMKSTGEVMGKDTTLEKALYKGLVAAGRKVPMHGSILFTVADKHKQEAADLAVRFHEVGFRIWATEGTAKFFGEQGIPCKIGYKIGEESVNLIDLIQKGKVQYVVNTMTKGKQSERDGFQIRRMSVENGVPCLTSMDTVEAILKVIESMSFKMETM; from the coding sequence ATGGCAAAACGTACAGATATAAAAACAATTTTAGTAATCGGTTCAGGACCTATCATCATTGGTCAGGCTGCAGAATTTGATTACGCAGGAACGCAGGCTTGTCTGTCTTTAAGAGAAGAAGGCTACAAGGTAATTTTGATTAACTCAAATCCTGCAACGATTATGACGGATGTTGAAATCGCGGATAAAGTATATATCGAGCCGATTTCACTTCAGTTTGTAAGTCACATCATCAGAAAAGAGCGTCCGGATGCACTTTTACCAACTCTTGGTGGGCAAACAGGTTTGAACATGGCGGTAGAATTGGAAAAATCAGGAATTCTTGAAGAATGTAAAGTTGAAGTTCTGGGAACTACGCTTTCAGCCATCAACAGAGCGGAAGACAGAGATTTGTTCCGTGAATTGATGAGAGAATTAAACGAACCGGTTCCTGAATCTGATATCGTAAATACGGTGGAAGGAGCAATTAATTTTGCTAACGAAATTGGTTATCCGGTAATTGTTCGTCCTGCTTTCACAATGGGAGGAACAGGTGGTGGAATCGCTGCTACTGAAGCTGAATTGAAAGAAATTGCAGAATTAGGATTAAAATATAGTCCTGTTACACAGTGTCTTATCGAGAGATCAATTGCAGGTTTCAAAGAAATTGAATATGAAGTAATGCGTGATGCAAACGACAACGCGATTGTGGTTTGTAACATGGAAAATATAGATCCGGTTGGAGTTCACACAGGAGATTCAATCGTTGTGGCACCTTCTCAGACGCTTTCTGACAGAGAGTATCAGTTGTTGAGAAATGCTTCATTAAAAATCATCAGAGCTTTAGGAATTGAAGGTGGATGTAACGTACAGTTGGCTTTAGACCCACATTCATTCGATTATTATATCATCGAGGTTAACCCGAGAGTTTCGCGTTCATCAGCTTTAGCATCAAAAGCAACAGGTTATCCGATTGCGAAAATTGCTGCAAAAATCGCTGTAGGATTAACTTTAGATGAAATTATGAATCCGGTTACCGGAACGTCTTACGCTTGTTTTGAACCGGCTTTGGATTATGTAGTAACTAAATTCCCAAGATTCCCATTCGATAAATTCGAAACAGCGGACAGAAGATTATCAACGCAGATGAAAGCAACAGGTGAAGTAATGGCAATCGGAAGAAATTTCGAGGAGTCTTTACAAAAAGCAATCCGTTCTTTGGAAACTGGAATCAAACATATCGGTTTAAAAACTAAGCAAGCTGCAGCTTTAACGGCAGAAGAAATCGAAAGAAGAATCAGAGTTTGTGATGACGAAAGATTATTCATTATCGGGGATGCTTTAAGAAGAGGATACGACTGGGAACAAATCGTAGAATGGAGCAAAATTGATAAATTCTTCATCTGGAAAATCAAGAAATTAATTGATTTCGAAAAGGTGATCGCTGAAAATAAATTCAATAAAGACATTTTATTAGAAGCTAAAAAATTAGGTTTCGCAGATATAAATATTGCAGTTCTTTGGGATGTAAAAGAACGTGAAATCTTCAATTTCAGAAAAGAAAACGGAGTAATGCCGGTTTACAAAATGGTAGATACTTGCGCCGCTGAATTTGAATCTGAAACACCATATTTCTACGGAACTTACGAAGAGGAAAACGAAAGTGTAGCTTCAGACAAAGAAAAAATCATTGTTTTAGGTTCTGGACCAATCAGAATCGGACAAGGTGTTGAGTTTGATTACGCAACAGTTCACTCGGTTTGGGCGATCAAAGAAATGGGGTATGAAGCGATTATCATCAACAACAATCCTGAAACAGTTTCTACAGACTTCTCAATTTCAGATAAATTATACTTCGAGCCTTTAACGGAAGAAGATGTAATGAATATCATCGAATTAGAAAAACCAAAAGGTGTTGTGGTACAGTTTGGTGGACAAACAGCCATCAACTTAGCTGATAAATTAGCAGCTCACGGAGTTCAGATTTTAGGAACTTCTTTGGAAGATTTAGATAGAGCTGAAAACAGAGATAAATTCGAAAAAGCTCTTCAGGAAATGGGAATTCCTCAACCTTTAGGAAAAACATCCACTTCAAAAGAAGAAGCAATAAAAATTGCCAACGAAATCGGTTATCCGGTTTTGGTTCGTCCAAGTTACGTTTTGGGAGGTAGAGCAATGGAAATTGTTTATACCGAATCAGAATTAGCTCATTATATGGAATTTGCGGTAGATGCAAGTCCTGAACACCCTGTCTTAGTTGACAGATATATGGTCGGAAAAGAAATTGAAGTTGATGCAATCTGCGACGGTGAAACGGTAATTATTCCGGGAATTATGGAGCACATCGAAAGAGCAGGAGTTCATTCTGGAGACTCGATCGCGGTGTATCCTCCACAAAATATTTCACAAAGCGAAGTTGATACTTTGGTAGATTATACTCAAAGGTTAGCTAAAGGTTTGAAAGTAATTGGTTTAATGAATATTCAATACGTTCTTTTTGAAGGAAATGTATATGTAATTGAAGTGAATCCACGTTCATCTAGAACGGTTCCTTTCTTATCTAAAATTACGGAAGTTCCGATGGCAAATCTTGCTACAAAAGCAATTTTAGGTCAAAAACTGACTGATTTAGGTTACAAAAACGGACTAGTTCCGAATAAAGAAGGTGTTTTCGTAAAAGTTCCTGTATTCTCTTTCTCAAAATTAACGAAAGTTGATATCTCTTTAGGCCCAGAAATGAAGTCTACAGGAGAAGTTATGGGGAAAGATACGACTTTAGAAAAAGCGCTTTATAAAGGATTGGTTGCAGCTGGAAGAAAAGTTCCGATGCATGGTTCAATCTTATTCACGGTAGCTGATAAACATAAGCAAGAAGCGGCAGATTTAGCTGTAAGATTCCATGAAGTTGGTTTCAGAATCTGGGCAACGGAAGGAACTGCAAAATTCTTCGGAGAACAAGGTATTCCTTGTAAAATTGGCTACAAAATAGGAGAGGAAAGCGTCAACTTAATCGATTTGATTCAAAAAGGAAAAGTACAATACGTTGTAAACACCATGACGAAAGGAAAACAGTCTGAAAGAGACGGTTTCCAAATCAGAAGAATGAGTGTGGAAAACGGTGTTCCTTGTTTAACATCGATGGATACAGTTGAAGCAATATTGAAAGTTATCGAAAGCATGAGTTTCAAAATGGAAACGATGTAA
- a CDS encoding toxin-antitoxin system YwqK family antitoxin, with protein sequence MNKLSIKHMLFLLFLMSLLSSSYAQTEKKTFYTTGQIKEVAQYDKNGKLIGEAKAYHPNGKLERIGQYQNGKQIGEWKQYFKNGKLSIIGIFEDGKQKDYWTYYWPNGQLRGKVNFKEGKQTGELKEYHENGILAKIGNYENGVKIGEWKAYYENEQLISIGNYVNGEHVGEWKYYDKEGKLLEMEKY encoded by the coding sequence ATGAATAAATTATCCATAAAACACATGCTTTTTCTATTGTTTTTAATGAGTCTTCTATCTTCTTCGTACGCACAGACGGAAAAAAAAACATTTTATACAACTGGTCAAATTAAGGAAGTCGCTCAATATGACAAGAATGGAAAACTAATAGGAGAGGCAAAAGCTTATCACCCAAACGGAAAATTGGAACGGATTGGTCAATATCAAAACGGAAAACAAATTGGAGAATGGAAACAATATTTTAAAAACGGAAAATTATCAATTATTGGAATATTTGAGGATGGAAAGCAAAAAGATTATTGGACTTATTATTGGCCTAATGGACAATTAAGAGGAAAAGTAAACTTTAAAGAAGGTAAACAGACAGGGGAATTGAAAGAATATCACGAAAATGGAATATTGGCAAAAATTGGAAACTATGAAAACGGTGTAAAAATAGGTGAATGGAAGGCTTATTATGAAAATGAACAGTTGATAAGCATAGGAAACTATGTGAATGGGGAACACGTGGGTGAATGGAAGTATTATGATAAAGAAGGTAAGTTATTAGAAATGGAAAAATACTAA
- a CDS encoding nuclear transport factor 2 family protein, with product MDKTKITRENVVEAENKLFSAQLVSNVEILDQLLHDDLLAVAPTGEIITKEMDLNSHKAKTMIIENASIEIDNIKIMDDTALSIVTMTAKGKVMGTPLEGRFRYFRVWKLFDDELKIIGASFMQLPD from the coding sequence ATGGACAAAACAAAAATCACCAGAGAAAACGTTGTTGAAGCAGAAAACAAACTTTTTTCGGCTCAACTTGTAAGCAATGTGGAAATACTTGACCAATTATTGCACGATGATTTGCTTGCAGTAGCACCGACGGGAGAAATTATAACGAAAGAAATGGATTTGAACTCGCATAAAGCGAAAACAATGATTATTGAAAACGCTTCAATAGAAATTGATAACATTAAAATAATGGATGACACTGCGCTTTCTATTGTTACAATGACAGCGAAAGGAAAAGTGATGGGAACTCCATTAGAAGGAAGGTTTAGATATTTTAGAGTTTGGAAACTATTTGATGACGAATTGAAAATTATCGGAGCAAGTTTTATGCAATTACCTGATTAA
- a CDS encoding type II toxin-antitoxin system RelE/ParE family toxin, with protein MAYKIITNPEANRDIVNSFEYYKNVAGKKVANSFFKDFKFTVNKLKKFVYFQKIHNDFHRLPLKIFPFIIIYKIEKETIKIFRVFHTSQNPEKYP; from the coding sequence ATGGCGTATAAAATCATAACCAATCCTGAAGCTAATAGAGACATTGTCAATTCTTTCGAATATTACAAAAATGTTGCTGGAAAAAAAGTAGCAAACAGTTTCTTTAAAGACTTTAAATTTACTGTGAACAAACTTAAGAAATTTGTTTACTTTCAAAAAATCCATAATGATTTTCATCGTTTACCCCTGAAAATTTTTCCTTTCATCATTATTTATAAAATTGAAAAAGAAACTATCAAAATTTTCAGAGTTTTTCACACTTCTCAAAATCCTGAAAAATATCCATAA
- a CDS encoding ABC transporter ATP-binding protein — translation MTKHQQRVAEVYHFFDNKDTVLGFRKLLDCAIDTQDMSIYKEAIELTDWKETHNHAIDELIEKSKTLLGKIEKVQVKEHISEQSVLKAKDIVKSYGSNRFSLGPVSVEINKGQVYGLVGENGNGKTTLLRILANEISFNDGSLNYSFNEKSKNEYDLRTKLVYIPQRTEKWYGSLKDNLKFVLSNHGVSPEENETRTLMMIARLGLWNYKHLKWSELSSGYKMRFELARILLRKPEILLLDEPLANLDVLAQQVILEDLKSIANSVNHPIALILSSQQLYEVEKISDKVIFLKNGKYKDNSEVNDDDENQLIIEIDTNESRDKLLEVFKDFNMEKLNFNGGVYVAYFSSETQFYEVISALGNAKAEIIYIRNISSSTRRFFVN, via the coding sequence ATGACGAAACATCAGCAAAGAGTCGCCGAAGTCTACCATTTTTTTGATAATAAAGACACCGTTTTAGGGTTCAGAAAGCTGTTAGATTGCGCTATTGACACTCAGGATATGTCGATTTATAAAGAAGCGATTGAATTAACCGACTGGAAAGAAACTCACAATCACGCCATTGACGAATTAATCGAAAAATCAAAAACTCTTCTCGGCAAAATTGAAAAAGTTCAGGTAAAAGAACATATTTCTGAACAGTCTGTTTTGAAAGCAAAAGATATTGTAAAATCTTACGGAAGCAACCGTTTTTCGCTCGGTCCGGTTTCTGTGGAAATCAATAAAGGACAGGTTTATGGCTTGGTTGGAGAGAACGGAAACGGGAAAACAACTTTGCTGAGAATTTTGGCGAATGAAATTTCATTTAATGATGGAAGTTTAAACTATTCTTTCAACGAAAAATCAAAAAATGAATATGATTTGAGAACGAAGTTGGTTTATATTCCGCAACGAACCGAAAAATGGTATGGAAGTCTGAAAGATAATCTGAAATTTGTGCTTTCAAATCATGGCGTTTCTCCTGAAGAAAATGAAACCAGAACCTTGATGATGATTGCCCGTCTCGGATTATGGAATTATAAACACCTGAAATGGAGCGAACTTTCATCCGGTTACAAAATGCGTTTTGAACTGGCGAGAATTCTTTTAAGAAAACCTGAAATTCTTTTATTGGATGAGCCTTTAGCAAACCTTGATGTTTTGGCGCAACAGGTCATTTTGGAAGATTTAAAATCGATTGCCAATTCGGTAAATCATCCGATTGCTTTGATTTTAAGCTCGCAGCAATTGTACGAAGTAGAAAAGATTTCAGACAAGGTAATCTTTCTGAAAAACGGAAAATACAAAGATAATTCTGAGGTAAATGATGATGACGAAAACCAATTGATTATAGAAATTGATACTAATGAAAGTCGCGATAAACTTCTCGAAGTTTTTAAGGATTTCAATATGGAAAAGCTGAACTTCAATGGTGGAGTTTATGTTGCTTATTTCTCATCAGAAACCCAGTTTTATGAAGTGATTTCTGCTTTAGGAAATGCAAAAGCAGAAATTATTTACATCAGAAATATCTCGTCTTCTACGAGAAGGTTTTTCGTTAATTAA
- a CDS encoding Crp/Fnr family transcriptional regulator, with product MNIIQTLLDADLFQKKKVIDRHSFLTLEGDIDSNIYYVEKGSLRIFIRDEDQERTIRFGYKENIIVCLDSFLSEKPTDFYIQAIKKTEIKVASKKDFNEFIKSSDDNLKLWTVILEDLVLQQIEREKDLLINSPRERYERVLKRSPKLFQEIPNKHIANYLRMSPETLSRLKKS from the coding sequence GTGAATATTATTCAGACGTTACTCGATGCAGATTTGTTTCAAAAAAAGAAAGTAATCGACAGGCATTCTTTTCTGACTTTGGAAGGCGATATCGACAGCAATATTTATTATGTTGAAAAAGGAAGTTTACGCATTTTTATCAGAGACGAAGATCAGGAAAGGACTATTCGTTTTGGATATAAAGAAAATATAATTGTCTGTCTCGACTCTTTTTTATCTGAAAAGCCGACCGATTTTTATATTCAGGCAATTAAGAAAACCGAAATTAAAGTGGCTTCCAAAAAAGATTTTAATGAATTTATAAAGTCTTCTGACGATAATCTGAAATTATGGACTGTGATTTTGGAAGATTTAGTTTTACAACAAATTGAAAGAGAAAAGGATTTGCTAATAAATTCTCCAAGAGAGCGTTATGAAAGGGTTTTAAAAAGAAGTCCGAAACTTTTTCAGGAAATTCCCAATAAACATATTGCCAATTATTTAAGAATGAGCCCCGAAACTTTATCAAGACTCAAAAAATCTTGA